In Candidatus Zymogenaceae bacterium, the DNA window GCCTTATCATAGGAGGATTTATATATAAAGGGTATCCCCAGCCGATCGGTGATCTCCTTGAGGTCATGGGCCGTCTGTTGGGCCATCTGTTCGCCCTCGATCACGCAGGGTCCCGCGATGAGCACCAGCGGGTTTCCGCCGCCGATGACAATATCACCTATGGATATGGTTCTGGTCATTTTTTCAGCGCCGCCGCAATAAAGGAAACAAAGAGTGGATGGGGGTCTATGGGGCGGGATTTGAACTCGGGGTGGAACTGACAGCCCAAAAACCAGGGGTGATCGGGAATCTCGATAATCTCCACCAAGTCTCGCTGGGGATTGATTCCGGATATCACTATGCCGTGGCTCGTCACCTCATCACGGTATATATTGTTGAATTCGTAGCGATGCCTGTGTCGCTCCTCGATGGTCTTCTTGCCGTAGGCCTTTTTGGCAATGCTTCCGTCCTCGATGTCGCACCGGTACGCACCCAACCGCATCGTCCCGCCGAGCTGCTCGATATCCACCTGTTCAGGCATGAGATCGATGACGGGACAGGAGGTGTTAGGATTGAACTCGGTGGAGTTGGCATCGGCACATCCCACGATGTTTCGCATGAACTCGGCCACCGCAAGCTGCATCCCCAGGCAAATACCGAAATAGGGAACCGGTTTCTCCCGGGCGTACCCTGCGGCAAGAATTTTCCCCTCAATGCCCCTGGACCCGAAACCACCGGGGACCAGGACGCCGTCGGCGTTCCTGAGAATTTTCGTCGCTCCTGTCTTTTCGATCTCTTCCGCGTCCACGTAGTCCAAATTGACCCGGCAGCCGTTGGCGATGCCGCCGTGGACGAGCGCCTCGTTGAGGCTCTTGTACGATTCCACCAGGTCCACATACTTCCCGACAATGGCGATGGTCACCTCGCCTTCAGGATTCTTGATCCGCCGGGCGATATCCTCCCACACGGTAAGATCCGGCTTCTTTGTCCACATATTCAGTTTTTCGACGATCCGGTCGTCCAGCCCCTGGCGGTTGAACATCATCGGCACCTCGTAGATGGACTTCACATCCATCGCCGAGATGACCGAGGCCACCTCCACGTTGCAGAACAGGG includes these proteins:
- a CDS encoding CTP synthase, which encodes MRHTKFIFVTGGVLSSLGKGLAAASIGALLESRGLTITFLKLDPYINVDPGTMNPFQHGEVFVTDDGAETDLDLGHYERFTSARLGKLNNKTTGQIYDSVITKERRGEYLGGTVQVIPHITDEIKGCIRSLGEGIDTVIVEIGGTVGDIESLPFLEAIRQLRWDLGQENTLYIHVTLVPYLGTAGELKTKPTQHSVMKLREIGIQPDILLCRGEIDLPEDVKKKIALFCNVEVASVISAMDVKSIYEVPMMFNRQGLDDRIVEKLNMWTKKPDLTVWEDIARRIKNPEGEVTIAIVGKYVDLVESYKSLNEALVHGGIANGCRVNLDYVDAEEIEKTGATKILRNADGVLVPGGFGSRGIEGKILAAGYAREKPVPYFGICLGMQLAVAEFMRNIVGCADANSTEFNPNTSCPVIDLMPEQVDIEQLGGTMRLGAYRCDIEDGSIAKKAYGKKTIEERHRHRYEFNNIYRDEVTSHGIVISGINPQRDLVEIIEIPDHPWFLGCQFHPEFKSRPIDPHPLFVSFIAAALKK